One part of the Arabidopsis thaliana chromosome 1 sequence genome encodes these proteins:
- the NAC023 gene encoding NAC domain containing protein 23 (NAC domain containing protein 23 (NAC023); CONTAINS InterPro DOMAIN/s: No apical meristem (NAM) protein (InterPro:IPR003441); BEST Arabidopsis thaliana protein match is: NAC domain containing protein 24 (TAIR:AT1G60350.1); Has 1617 Blast hits to 1595 proteins in 68 species: Archae - 0; Bacteria - 0; Metazoa - 0; Fungi - 0; Plants - 1617; Viruses - 0; Other Eukaryotes - 0 (source: NCBI BLink).): MKVEDEATYELIKDELMKAEDEATYWLIKEELIKAEDDVIISRYLKRMIVNGDSWPDHFIEDVDVFNKNPNEEFHSQSPRFVIVKPRTENCGRTDGCQSGCWRIIGRDKLIKSKETGKILGFKKILKFCLKKKPREYKRSWVMEEYRLNNNLNCKQDHVICKIRFMFDAEISFLLAKHFSCLSTRSPLPANQLLPAYGVCFFDSEAEGAFYLETIIGYDGNTWPSYVTNDVYRLHPLTLVDPQDDKFKEFGTCIFANRTKTCGKTDECDGGGCWRIVEGHRVIKSKGKVLGYRRIFQFSENEEPRNVCEGEDPKKTAWFIEEYRPDENNKKDKVLCVIKFLIPLNQR, encoded by the coding sequence ATGAAAGTTGAAGACGAAGCAACTTATGAGCTTATCAAAGACGAACTGATGAAAGCAGAAGACGAAGCAACTTATTGGCTAATCAAAGAAGAACTGATCAAAGCAGAAGACGATGTAATCATCTCACGTTATCTGAAGCGTATGATCGTTAACGGGGATTCGTGGCCTGATCACTTCATCGAAGATGTAGACGTGTTCAACAAGAATCCAAATGAGGAGTTTCATTCTCAGAGCCCTAGATTCGTGATCGTTAAACCACGAACAGAGAATTGTGGTAGAACCGATGGATGTCAATCTGGTTGCTGGAGGATCATTGGTCGTGATAAACTGATAAAATCGAAGGAGACTGGGAAGATTCTAGGGTTCAAGAAGATTCTCAAGTTCTGCCTAAAGAAGAAACCTAGAGAATACAAGAGAAGTTGGGTAATGGAAGAGTACAGGCTTAACAATAACTTGAACTGCAAGCAAGATCATGTGATTTGCAAGATTCGGTTTATGTTCGATGCTGAAATCAGTTTCTTGCTAGCCAAGCATTTCTCGTGTCTCTCCACTAGATCACCGCTTCCTGCAAATCAATTGTTGCCAGCTTATGGAGTCTGTTTCTTCGATTCAGAAGCGGAGGGTGCATTTTATCTGGAGACGATAATCGGTTATGATGGAAACACTTGGCCTAGCTACGTTACCAACGATGTGTACCGTTTGCATCCGTTGACGCTTGTGGATCCTCAAGATGACAAGTTTAAAGAGTTCGGAACCTGTATCTTTGCTAACAGGACAAAGACTTGTGGTAAAACCGATGAATgtgatggtggtggttgcTGGAGGATCGTAGAAGGTCATAGAGTTATCAAGTCAAAAGGTAAGGTTCTTGGTTACAGGaggatttttcaattttcggAAAATGAGGAACCAAGAAATGTTTGTGAAGGAGAAGATCCGAAGAAAACTGCTTGGTTCATAGAAGAGTATAGGCCTGACGAAAATAATAAGAAGGATAAAGTGTTATGCGTTATCAAGTTCTTAATCCCACTCAACCAAAGGTAA
- a CDS encoding NAC (No Apical Meristem) domain transcriptional regulator superfamily protein (NAC (No Apical Meristem) domain transcriptional regulator superfamily protein; CONTAINS InterPro DOMAIN/s: No apical meristem (NAM) protein (InterPro:IPR003441); BEST Arabidopsis thaliana protein match is: NAC (No Apical Meristem) domain transcriptional regulator superfamily protein (TAIR:AT1G60340.1); Has 1090 Blast hits to 1070 proteins in 55 species: Archae - 0; Bacteria - 0; Metazoa - 0; Fungi - 0; Plants - 1090; Viruses - 0; Other Eukaryotes - 0 (source: NCBI BLink).) — protein sequence MEDDDAAYDLIKHELLYSEDEVIISRYLKGMVVNGDSWPDHFIEDANVFTKNPDKVFNSERPRFVIVKPRTEACGKTDGCDSGCWRIIGRDKLIKSEETGKILGFKKILKFCLKRKPIDYKRSWVMEEYRLTNNLNWKQDHVICKIRFMFEAEISFLLSKHFYTTSESVLENELLPSYGYYLSNTQEEDEFYLDAIMTSEGNEWPSYVTNNVYCLHPLELVDLQDRMFNDYGTCIFANKTCGETDKCDGGYWKILHGDKLIKSNFGKVIGFKKVFEFYETVRQIYLCDGEEVTVTWTIQEYRLSKNVKQNKVLCVIKLTYDR from the coding sequence ATGGAGGACGACGACGCAGCTTATGATCTAATCAAACACGAACTGTTATACTCAGAAGACGAAGTAATAATCTCACGTTATCTGAAGGGTATGGTCGTTAACGGAGATTCTTGGCCAGATCACTTCATCGAAGACGCAAACGTGTTCACCAAGAATCCAGATAAGGTGTTCAATTCTGAGAGACCTAGATTCGTGATCGTTAAACCACGAACAGAGGCTTGTGGTAAAACCGATGGATGTGATTCGGGTTGCTGGAGGATCATTGGTCGTGATAAACTGATAAAGTCGGAGGAGACTGGGAAGATTCTAGGGTTCAAGAAGATACTCAAGTTTTGCCTAAAGAGGAAACCTATAGACTACAAGAGAAGTTGGGTAATGGAAGAGTATAGGCTTACCAATAACTTGAACTGGAAGCAAGATCATGTGATTTGCAAAATTCGGTTTATGTTTGAAGCTGAAATTAGTTTCTTGCTAAGCAAGCATTTCTACACTACATCAGAATCGGTTCTTGAAAATGAGCTGTTGCCATCTTATGGATATTATTTATCCAATACACAAGAGGAGGATGAATTTTATCTGGACGCGATAATGACTTCGGAAGGAAACGAGTGGCCTAGCTACGTTACCAACAACGTGTACTGTCTGCATCCATTGGAGCTTGTGGATCTTCAAGATCGGATGTTTAATGATTACGGAACCTGCATCTTCGCTAACAAGACTTGTGGTGAAACTGATAAATGCGATGGTGGTTACTGGAAGATCCTGCACGGTGATAAGCTGATCAAGTCAAATTTCGGAAAGGTCATTGGTTTCAAGAAGGTATTTGAGTTCTATGAAACGGTGAGACAAATATATCTTTGTGATGGAGAAGAAGTGACGGTAACTTGGACTATACAAGAGTATAGGCTTAGCAAAAACGTGAAGCAGAATAAAGTGTTGTGCGTTATCAAGTTGACTTATGATAGATAG